CTCTGCAGCAAAATTAGCCAAATCAGAGCAAGCAGTGCGTCACTATCAAGACTACGCTCAAAAAATCCGTGAAGTTGTAACTCACTTACTATACGCAAATCACAATAGAGAAGAGATTGTCGATGAAACGTCAGAGGATGGAGAAGTAGTTACTTCTTTTATCGACTATCACGATTTATTAATTGAACGTCCAGTTAAAAAGACTGGATATTTAGTGATTTCATCTGATCAAGGACTTGCTGGGAGTTACAACTCTTCCATTTTCCAATCAACAAGAGAAATGTTAGAGTTAGACCACCAATCAAAGGATGAATATGTCATCTTAACCATTGGGGATGCTGCAAGTCGCTTCTTCAAAAAAATGGGAGTGGATGTACGTCTTGAAATTAATGATGTATCAGATATTCCAACCTTTGAAGAAGTAAGAAAGATTGTGTCAAGTGCGGTCCAAATGTTCCGTGACGGTGAATTTGATGAATTTTACGTTTGCTATAATCACCATGTAAATGCACTTTTATCAAACTATCGTGTTGAAAAAATGTTACCAATTATCGACTTGGATGAAGATGAAGCAAAAGAGTACGAATTGGATTATATTTTCGAACCAAATAAGGAAATAATTATGGACATCTTGCTTCCACAATATGCGGAATCGCTTATTTACGGAGCCATTATCGATGCTAAATCTGCAGAGCATGCCTCTCGTATGACTGCGATGAGAAGTGCTACCGATAATGCCAAGGATTTAATCAGTAACTTAACGCAAGATTTGAACCAGAGACGACAAGCGCAAATTACACAAGAAATTACAGAAATTGTCGGTGGAGCAGCCGCTCTGGAAGAACATTAGGATTTTAGAAGGAGGAAAATGGATTGAGAACTGGAAAGATTTTACAAGTAGTAGGGCCAGTTGTAGACGTGGTATTTCCTTTAGAAGAAGGCGTTCCAGATATTCATAATGCATTACAAGTTGTGAAAACAACAAGTGACGGAAGTGAAAAGACTGTTACATTGGAAACTGCTGTAGAATTAGGGGATGGTGCAGTTCGTACGATTGCCATGGAATCTACAGATGGTTTGCAACGTGGCATGAAAGTAGTGGACTTAGGACGCACAATTAGCGTTCCTGTGGGACCTGAAACATTAGGTCGTGTATTCAACGTTTTAGGAGATACAATCGACTTGAAAGAACCATTCCCAGAAGACTTTACAAGACATGAAATCCATAAACCAGCACCAAAATTTGAAGAATTAAACAGTCAATATGAAATTCTACAAACAGGGATTAAAGTTATTGACCTTTTAGCACCTTATCTTAAAGGTGGTAAAATCGGTTTATTCGGTGGTGCCGGTGTAGGGAAAACCGTATTAATTCAAGAATTAATTCATAATATCGCTGAAGAACTTGGTGGTATTTCAGTATTTACAGGGGTAGGGGAACGTACTCGTGAAGGGAATGACCTTTACCATGAAATGCAAGAATCAGGCGTATCTGCTAAAACAGCGATGGTGTTTGGGCAAATGAACGAACCACCAGGAGCTCGTATGCGTGTAGCACTAACAGGGTTAACTATTGCGGAATACTTCCGTGATATGGAAAAACAAGACGTGCTTTTATTCATCGATAACATTTATCGTTTCACGCAAGCAGGTTCAGAAGTGTCAGCGTTACTTGGTCGTATGCCTTCTGCCGTAGGGTATCAACCAACATTAGCGACAGAAATGGGTCAATTACAAGAACGTATCAGTTCAACTAAAGACGGATCTATTACATCTATTCAAGCGATTTATGTGCCAGCCGATGACTATACAGACCCGGCTCCAGCAACAACATTCGCTCACTTAGATGCAACAACAAACTTGGAACGTCGTTTAACTGAACAAGGGATTTACCCAGCGGTGGATCCCCTTGCTTCAACTTCAAGTGCCCTAACTCCAGAAATTGTTGGGGAAGAACACTATGAAGTAGCGATGAAAGTACAACAAATGCTACAACGTTATCGTGAATTACAAGACATCATTGCCATCTTAGGAATTGATGAATTATCAGATAGCGAAAAAGTTATTGTAAACCGTGCAAGAAGAATTCAATTCTTCTTATCACAAAACTTCCACGTTGCTGAAGCCTTCACTGGACAACCTGGTTCATACGTTCCAATTAAAGATACGGTTCGCGGATTTAAAGGAATTATCGATGGTTTATATGATGATATTCCAGAAGATATGTTCCGTAACGTAGGACCAATCGAAGACGTGATTAAAAAAGCTAAAGCAGCAGGATTTGTTGGAGGAAATTAAAGATGGCTGAACATGAATTACTGGTCGTTGTCACAACACCAGAAGGAAAAGTGTATAACCATCGTTCCTATTCTGTGAGTGCCGATGCAGTCGATGGCGGAATCACCATACTACCGCATCATGCTCCAATCATGCTTCCTTTAAAAATCGGGGCACTTCGAGTGAAACGATTCTTAGAGGATTCGCCAACTGATTATATTGCAATCGGTGGTGGAGTTATGGAAGTGCGGGATAATGTCGTAACGATTATTGCCAACGTGGCTGAACGTGCAAGAGACATTGATGTGACACGTGCCGAACATGCAAAAGATAAAGCTGAAAAAGTTTTAAGCGATACAAGTCGTTCAAAAAGCGATATGGATCGTGCAAAAATTGCTTTAAGTAAAGCAATCAATCGTATTGGTGTTTATAAGCATAGAAGAAAGTAAAAGAGAGGATGCGTGCATCCTCTCTTTTATTGTTCAGACAAAAAAACTAGCAGATATTTCTGCTAGTTTTTAATTTTATAAAATTTCTTTGATGTAGGATTCGATTTCTTCTTGGGGAAGAACACCGGCTGACTTCTTAACGATCTTTCCATTTTTATCCGTGAAGATTAGGGTCGGAATTTCTGTAATTTCGTGATATTTTTGGAAGCTTGAATCAACATCTGAGTAATAATTGAGCGAAAGAGAATGTTCTTTCAAGTATTTTTTCCCATTCTCAATCGGTTCTTTTTGACTAATCATCGCAACGCCAACGAATTCTACTTTATCTCCATATTTCTCTTTTAAAGTATTTAAGATAGGAAGTTCTTGTTGACAGTCTGGACACCAACTTGCCCAAGCATAATAGACTGTTGGTTTTCCAGTGAAGTCTTTTTCTGTTAATTTCTTTCCGCTTTCGTCTTGAAATACGACGTTTGCGTTAGCAGTATTACTGTTATCTGGTAAAAAATAGAAGATAGCTAGTCCTGCAACCATTAATGCTGCAAGTGCTAATAAAAGTTTTTTCATAAAATCCTCTTTCTAATCCTTATTCGTGTATGTCAAACACGTATTTATGTCCTTGAGTAAGGCTATGGTAGAAACCTTTCCCTTCGTATAAGTGGAATACTTGTACGCTAGCAATGTCTTCTTCGTTAGGGTAAACATCTTTAACGAATGGATTATCTTTTAGTACTTCTTCAAGACGTTCACGCCCGATTTCTTTCACAACACCTTCAATACGAATTACTTGGATTAAGTAGTCTTCGCTCTTCATAGCAGTAATAGCAACTTTCGGATTTTGTTTTAATTGTTTGTAGAAGTTTGTTTTTGGACTTGTCATAAAGAACACACCTTTTTCGTTTGCAACACCGATATGAATATGGCGTGCATGAGGTTGGTTGTTCTCGTCTGCAGTCGCAACAACAGCTACATTCATTTCTTCTAAAATACGTAAAATTTCATTGACTTCCATAGTGCTTTCTCCTTACCGTTTTCTTTTTATTCTATCATATATTTGATTATGAAAGAAGACTTGCGATTTCGTCTCGAATTTGTTCAGGCGTTGTAGTAGGAGCAAATCGTTTTAAAATCGTTCCATCTTTAGCTACGAGGAATTTTGTAAAGTTCCATTTAACCTTTTCGCCTAGGAGGCCTTTAGTCTCTTCTTTTAATAGGGCAAATAATGGATGTGTTTCTGGACCATTTACCTTAACCTTACCAAACATTGGGAAAGTCGTATTGTAAGTTAATTGGCAATTGGCCGCAGCTTGTTCAGCAGTTAATGGTTCTTGACCAGCAAATTGATTGCATGGGAATCCAAGAACAGAGAAGCCTTTCACGTTAAATTCCGAATAGAGCTTTTCCAGTCCTTCAAACTGGGGAGCAAGTCCACATCCACTAGCGGTATTGACAATTAGCAATAATTGACCTTTAAATTCTTCAAGAGTAGTTGATGCACCGTCAATAGTTGGAACTTCGATTTCATAAATTGACATTCGTCTTCCTTCTTTCTTATATAAGTCCGTAGTGTTTTAAACCATTTACAATCCCATTATTGGTATTATCTGTTGTAATAAATTCAGCAATTTCTTTTAAAATAGGGAGGGCATTGCCCATGGCTAC
This Granulicatella adiacens ATCC 49175 DNA region includes the following protein-coding sequences:
- a CDS encoding F0F1 ATP synthase subunit gamma, whose protein sequence is MTASLNDLKKRIVSTKKTSQITSAMQMVSAAKLAKSEQAVRHYQDYAQKIREVVTHLLYANHNREEIVDETSEDGEVVTSFIDYHDLLIERPVKKTGYLVISSDQGLAGSYNSSIFQSTREMLELDHQSKDEYVILTIGDAASRFFKKMGVDVRLEINDVSDIPTFEEVRKIVSSAVQMFRDGEFDEFYVCYNHHVNALLSNYRVEKMLPIIDLDEDEAKEYELDYIFEPNKEIIMDILLPQYAESLIYGAIIDAKSAEHASRMTAMRSATDNAKDLISNLTQDLNQRRQAQITQEITEIVGGAAALEEH
- the atpD gene encoding F0F1 ATP synthase subunit beta, producing MRTGKILQVVGPVVDVVFPLEEGVPDIHNALQVVKTTSDGSEKTVTLETAVELGDGAVRTIAMESTDGLQRGMKVVDLGRTISVPVGPETLGRVFNVLGDTIDLKEPFPEDFTRHEIHKPAPKFEELNSQYEILQTGIKVIDLLAPYLKGGKIGLFGGAGVGKTVLIQELIHNIAEELGGISVFTGVGERTREGNDLYHEMQESGVSAKTAMVFGQMNEPPGARMRVALTGLTIAEYFRDMEKQDVLLFIDNIYRFTQAGSEVSALLGRMPSAVGYQPTLATEMGQLQERISSTKDGSITSIQAIYVPADDYTDPAPATTFAHLDATTNLERRLTEQGIYPAVDPLASTSSALTPEIVGEEHYEVAMKVQQMLQRYRELQDIIAILGIDELSDSEKVIVNRARRIQFFLSQNFHVAEAFTGQPGSYVPIKDTVRGFKGIIDGLYDDIPEDMFRNVGPIEDVIKKAKAAGFVGGN
- a CDS encoding F0F1 ATP synthase subunit epsilon; its protein translation is MAEHELLVVVTTPEGKVYNHRSYSVSADAVDGGITILPHHAPIMLPLKIGALRVKRFLEDSPTDYIAIGGGVMEVRDNVVTIIANVAERARDIDVTRAEHAKDKAEKVLSDTSRSKSDMDRAKIALSKAINRIGVYKHRRK
- a CDS encoding TlpA family protein disulfide reductase, with protein sequence MKKLLLALAALMVAGLAIFYFLPDNSNTANANVVFQDESGKKLTEKDFTGKPTVYYAWASWCPDCQQELPILNTLKEKYGDKVEFVGVAMISQKEPIENGKKYLKEHSLSLNYYSDVDSSFQKYHEITEIPTLIFTDKNGKIVKKSAGVLPQEEIESYIKEIL
- a CDS encoding pyridoxamine 5'-phosphate oxidase family protein — protein: MEVNEILRILEEMNVAVVATADENNQPHARHIHIGVANEKGVFFMTSPKTNFYKQLKQNPKVAITAMKSEDYLIQVIRIEGVVKEIGRERLEEVLKDNPFVKDVYPNEEDIASVQVFHLYEGKGFYHSLTQGHKYVFDIHE
- a CDS encoding glutathione peroxidase; the protein is MSIYEIEVPTIDGASTTLEEFKGQLLLIVNTASGCGLAPQFEGLEKLYSEFNVKGFSVLGFPCNQFAGQEPLTAEQAAANCQLTYNTTFPMFGKVKVNGPETHPLFALLKEETKGLLGEKVKWNFTKFLVAKDGTILKRFAPTTTPEQIRDEIASLLS